ccattgtttccaaatctttgtctgcttggcgatctgaatgaTGGAAATGTCTCAAATAATCAAGCCCATCCACTGCTGGCGACTTTATTGATTGGTGGATTTTATtcctttatcaatggggttgggaccttcatttgtgtcgCATTGaatgaagtgtgtccaaacttttggcctatactgtatatgtaaactataataattataataaagatCTATGTTTGAATATTTCCCTTCACTGATCCCTGGCACACACCTATGGGTTCTCTGTAAACTTACTTTCTCTTGTTCTATCACCTTCATGGGTGCTGTGTGGGGTCCCTGGAGGTTGGCCCTGCCCCCTCtctggggtggggtggggtggggatgATGGGCATAGGCCTTCCGGGTCGGCCCGACCTGGGCTCCGTACCCCGGTCTTGGGTGCCGGGGTGTTGCCTACTGGCCCCTTTTGCGCCTCCGTCCTCTTGGCCTGTCTCCCCGGCTATGCCCGATCCCCGCACAGCATTTCCAattttctgcaggactattacaCGTCTGAGTGGGTTCACGCACGACTAGGTACAATTAGGCAAAGTCAGGTAAATGAGAttgtcggtgccaggattagtgaTCGGGTAGCATCGACTAGGATGTCGACCTATCAACATTTATTGGTGATTTAAataatactgggttccccaCCTCACTTTGCAGATTTTTGTAAGTCCCACCCCACGTAATTACATTTCCTATCGATTTACCATCCCTTCTCTTTCTCCTCGGTTaccaggcccccacatggtgtccactGGTAAATATAAGTAGAgaacgatagcaccactatgttcacAGGTAGAATAGCCGTTtaataatgtatttttgttgttgttgttcattcttttgccgACTTCCTTTTCTCTGGTCGCCCCTGAACCCCCTGTTATtcatttaaacatataaaacataatgaacaaccacaatgggagtatatcacacccccatgtgatacattaaaacttttcagaccttaaggacactcagattcccatccTCCGTGTTGAAGAAGCTGAACAGgatagtttgaaaaaagaaaaaagtgtctttttttattcaaatgtgGGGTCAAGCAAtgtgaattactgtattttccgcaatATAAGGCACATCGCAGTATCAggcacaccttcaatgaatggcctattttaaaactgttttcatatataggtATTTATATACGGCGCACCATATATGGTGCAGAAGTATTAGttgtagtagtggttggggttgtgttatacatccactagatggtgctgcactaatgtcatgccatgtttaaccaatattgatccatatataagacacatcggattataaggcgctctgtctgcttttgagaaaattgaagcctTTTAGGTGTGCCTTAAAGTGCGTAAAATATAGTACATTGTGTCATAGTGGATGACAACAagatacaaataaatacaaaatcgtCACAGAGGCATATTTCTGAAGCAATAAATATTTTGGGGACTGAATATggcaaatgaagaaataaagtTTATATGATAATGGTCTTGGTCTTGCAGATGTCAGTCATTGTACTGAAAGCAAGGAGTCTGCGCGCAtggaagaagaagaggaggaagagTCGCCATACATCAAGAAGGCGGAGGAAGAGTTTGTCCACATtaaagaggagcaggaggaaTATTTCATTAAAGATGAGAATCCCCACATTGAGCAGAAGCAGCAACCTCATCCCCtaaaaaaggaggaggaggatctTCCATATGTTAaagtggaggtgggggacatcccCAAGTGgactggtgagcccttgaagTGTGGAGATTTGAGTGAGGCTAGCAAAGAGGCAGAGCGTCCGAGTGGCAGCAGCAGCAGTTCAACAGAAGGAGCCAATACAGACAACCTCATCGCTCAACCGTCAGAGAGTGACGACCCCACATCACGCTCGCTGTTCTGTGAGTATCAAGTTACTCGGGGCTCTGTCTGAAATTTTTGAGACCTTtgagtttctcattttaaaaacaaGTTTTGGACACCAAAGCTGGTAAATGTTAAATAACAAACACTTCAAGTCAAattttgcaacagaaaatgtattGATGTTAACAAAGGGCAGATAAttgtcaactgacaactagttgaatgacacctcttttatatcttgagggggtctgtatcgctttcacggcactaattaactttgaggagggtggcagaaaccctgccacacaaaaaaactacaaatgtgttgACTGCTTTATGGCGtacgtcacttccccttttccccattcattataaaaacAGAAGTATGTTTCATATTCACACATGTTCCATATGTTTCTATTAGTTATTTTTCAAGTGGTGAGTGCgaaactgagcatcgattgtaggCTTAAAATGACAGTGTTGGTAGTTAGGAGGGcaaaacagtttttgactggCTTAGTGCAGCGTGCCTGAGAGAAATGTGCTCATTATGTTTGTTCCattgtaaatatgttttttgagtcttttggtTTGTTATTTCATTGGGATAAAATGTTTTGAGTTAAGTTATTGGACGCTGACTAAAATGAACTATTGGatgaaagaaacaaactcaCTGTGTTTGCTTCGTCAACTTCACTGGGCACACGTCATCACAAACTGCTAAACTATCATCCAGTGCTTGACTGGGTACAGGGCTTAGTCAGGGTCTATTGGCAgaaaacaaaaatggcattgagTTTCTCAAATATTTCATATACATGCACTTGGCTACCTTTCAaatgcattgtgtgtgtgtgtatgtgtgtgggtgtttttttttttttttatattcatttaaatataatttgtgttttattgaagaataaCAGTTTATTGCATTTGAttgggtgatttattaggatgtattgtcactacattagtggttgaattggtttTAAAAAGGACTAATATCGCATATGGGCAATAATTTGAGACAATATATCGCTTCTTAAAATTAGTTATTGCGATAGGCCAAGATCTGACAATATTTGGGGCataacaaaatatcgaaatgatgaaatatcgtgatactttggatcccaaaaggttatcgatatgctcctgccaacaatcgatatattgttttaaaaaggtgtcaatgtttaaaaaataataataataataataaggaaccaacaagttgctaccaaaatctgccAATGAATAGTGTCTCTATTAACTGTTAATCTGTtaa
This sequence is a window from Corythoichthys intestinalis isolate RoL2023-P3 chromosome 13, ASM3026506v1, whole genome shotgun sequence. Protein-coding genes within it:
- the LOC130929096 gene encoding histone H3.v1-like isoform X2, encoding MSDVSHCTESKESARMEEEEEEESPYIKKAEEEFVHIKEEQEEYFIKDENPHIEQKQQPHPLKKEEEDLPYVKVEVGDIPKWTGEPLKCGDLSEASKEAERPSGSSSSSTEGANTDNLIAQPSESDDPTSRSLFCEEDCD